ttctttttttttggtcccATTGCCAAGGTGGATCCAGCCATCCCAGTTCAGCCAATCTCTTCCACACGCACGGAGCAAGCGATCCTGGAAAAGCCGTGCTCGGCCGAGTGGGGACTTCGCTTCCACGAGGTCGGGAGTTAAGAGAACTCCACCCAGCTATAGCCAATTCTTGATCGCTAGTGACGgagagcgaaaaaaaaaacagtcaGCACTGCAGTACTGAATTAGTACTAAGGTGCAGATGCCAGATGGAAATAGATTACTGTGAAAGTATACTTGATCAGGATTCTCACTGCGATGAATGTGTACTGTACCGTCCTTTTTCGAGCGCCATCAGCTCACCCGTTTCTCATCTCGAGGGGTCCTGTTATCGTGGTTTCATTCGCAATGGGACCAGTCTCAAAAAGCCAGTGCGGGCAACAGATTGGTGATACCGTACAATATACATCGACTACAATTCCATACCACGCAATAAAACCACCGCCTGCATATGAGGTGATCCCGCCTCTAGTAGTGTATGTAGATATTATTCTCCCGTCGTGTACTGCATTTTCCACGATCCAATCGCTCTCCAAGAAGGATGCTTCTCGAGGAGTGTTCCAGTGACAGTCCAGGGCTCTGGGCGCGTGGAGCCTTGGCTGTGGGAAAAGGCAACGGTTGGATTTTCGTTCCAGAACGCCGATCCCTCAGATCAATCTTGACATCCTCGAATAGGCTTAGCGCCATGTTTCGGTCGCGGGACTTGACCATCATCGTTGCAATTGGAAGGTCCCGCGTCAACAGCAACCTCGACCGGACAATGATCTTCAGGAGCACTCCAAATTCTCGCATTTCGAGACCGTATGTGCCATCTTCCTTCCCCATTCAAACCCAATGTACGGATGTGGACAGGGGAGGATATAAATCGTTCACTTTCATTGATCGGCAGACCACAATTTAGTCGTgaggggtggggggggggggaggttgactcttttttgggggaggcTCTCTTTACACATCTATTGAACTATCTTTGGTTGGGCACCTTCCTCGTTGACATCAGGATGCGAGGCTCCAAACTTTTGAGATCCTCCTATTACCTTCAGCCCCCTTTCCCCACCAGGGTGAGTCGAACCTGATGGTCGCGCTGCGTATGAAGATCGGTTCGCATTGGCTTGTGCATATGGGATGTACGCTCAAGACGATCTTCTCTGGGTGATCGTCGCTCCCGCCGACCGTGCATTGACCATACAGGAAGGTGGTGGTGCACATTATTACTCTACACAATTTCTTCTGGCTTTCTAAAGGCGATTTACAATGATGATTTGTTTTTGAGGGAAGAGCTCATTGGGGCACTCCTTCCGACCTCATAGAGTGTCCCCAGCATCACTTttcaaaaaccaaaaaaagatgatcCTCCTCTCCGTCCGGTCGGATCCGCCAACCTCGTAATTCAGTCAAAACTTTCTCGACCACgcaccccccaaaaaaaaggcaaagcaAAAAGCATGCAGGCATACGGAGATTATTTCAGGGCTCGCAGATTGACCACGAATAATAAGGTGCAAGCCTCGGAACTGTCCAGTGTTTAAGGTTTCCATAAGCGAGCCCATCCGTGCTGAGTCGCTGAATGCTGGGGCGACCTGAGCACCACGGGAGCCGCGCCACTCCGTCATACGACCCTTCCGGATGAATCGATTCGTAGGATAACTCCTGGTAGGTGGCTGGCAGAAGCCTTGAGTTCCAATGTGAAGATCACTTCAGAGGCCGCACTTCGAAGGATAGGGGGCATTTCATGCTCGTCGGTTGGATATATTCAACAAACCAAGTCAGTCATTAACGGCCCACTATACCTCCCGTGACGGGAATCGCGTGAGATTCTGCACACGAGAAAGGAATGCATCTCGACAATCGAGATCAATGGTAGATCTCAGGAAATCTCGACTTGGCCGAAGCGACCAATTATTGTTTGCCAGTTCCAAGTCAGCGGACCAGttccctcctctcccacccCCCACACATCCCATCCCTACAacagatcatgatcatggccCCATCATCAAGATTCGGAATGTACATCGCTGGCCAGCACATCAAGGGCGCTAAAGCAGCATCGAGAGCCCAGGTGGGCACCACATGCAACGCATTGCATGCCACCGGCAAAGGACATGCATACGGGCATACAGGTTCAGAGAGCGGACATCACCCACGGTCGCCTGGAGAGGACGTGCGCCCTCGTTACTAACACTCGGATTACGTTTTCCCAGTGGAGTTCAGGCGAGCAAGCTCGGCAGGGGATGTTCTGGGTGCATCGGAGTTCTAGCCATTTTGGGCTTAGCTCCCGATGCTAGGATTAGTACCTTCCTCTTTGGGAGATCTGTCTTCTCAGCTCGAGAAATCCGacccttttcctctttttttttcttttcttttcttgcaAGTTCCAGTCTGGATGGATAGCCGTTCGGGAGTTCCTGATCCCTCCAGGGCTAAACTGCCATCTTTTGGTAGTAATAAGATACGGATGCACTGTAGTTTCAGCTCTCTTTATTGCGGACCCATCGAGCCACGCGACAGTTCCTGAGAAAATCTTCACTGAATCTGGGGATTTTCACACTCGATACCTTGCCATTTCGGAGACAAGGAGGTGTACCCCCAAATGTCAATGTCCGTCTCGAGGTGTCACAAAAGAACGAAGCTCAGAACGTCGACACGGAACGGTCTGAGGCGGCGCAACTGTACTTTTGGAGAGAGGGTTGATTCGGCTGCGCATGGCGTAGATCACGGTCAAATGGACCGTCGGCAGATGCACgccaaggggggggggggccatCTTGAAATCCAAACGTCTAGGGGGGTTGTGTGCATGTGCAGTACAATTCAGTCATACCCGCATCATCTACTGCACTACACCAGAGATGCAACAGGGAAGGTCGCTGCCCTGAGCCCCAAGGCAAAatgatcaaatcaaaaaggaCCCAAATCCGACAGTTGGGAGTCGGGACGCCCTAGACCCCTCGCTAAGAACGCACGAAAGGGCGGGAAAAGCAATAAGCCCGAGGGATCGACGTCCGATCAGGTTCGGTGCGATCGGCCGTTTATGGGGCTTTTGGGTTTGTTTATGTGACAGGTGTAAGCAGGATCTGCACTAACCGTAACCGAGGTGGACGGCCACATTCCGGCCTCCCAGATGGAGTTTAGCGTAGAATACAATTGAGACTCGACCTACTCTCCCGGTGCCatctgagagagagacagagaaggggggtggggggggggggggggggggggggggatattCACATCTGATTGCAGTTTGGGGAGAGAAGTGGAGTGAGACCTCACTGGCACACACATTATGTCTGTGTACATAGATTGTACACGACGATGTAGTGCGCATGGCACAATCGGTTCGACTCGAGACGGTCGATCTCAAAAGGCAACGCCACATACAAATGAGGTACACCTTCGAGAACGGTCTTGCTTGACCAGAGAGCAAAGATAAACTCTCCAATGGCCGTCATTTGCAACATTCATCCCGATGTCCAGCACACCGGGACAGTGATTCTGATTGATTGAATCTGGACCATCgggaaacagaaaaatagaaaaacCATCAACTCATTTTAACATCATCTTCCAGCCAACATCAAAGTCCGATAACACGTCAAAATGCTGGTGCGTGCGAATGTATGTCTGCATGGTCAGTGTGACCCCGGTTGCCTCCTTGTGAGATCATGTCTGATCCCTGGCTCACGGCAGTCAGTACAGTACGAGCAGGAATACAGGAGAGAATTTACATCTGTACAAGATGCATGTACCAGTGTACCAGTGTACCAGTATAGCGTGGATGGGAGACCACTTACTCTGTAGGTGATTGCACCGCTATGGGAAGTGGAGTCATCGCTCGCGTGGAAGAATCGTCATAGCGGCTCCACTCACAGGGTTAATCTCCGAGACCAAAAATCTAAATAAAGTGACCGTCCGAAGAGATccaatcaaaaaaaagtaaaaattTTGAAATTCCCAAAGGGGCAGCTCTAAGGAAAGAGCCAAGCGCCAAGATCAGAAAATCAATAAATTATGAAAATACAAACCAAACGAGAAAGTGAAATAAAAGGAAAATACCCAATGTGGCCCACCACCCGAGAGACTGACTCGAAGTATAATAACGCTCATGGTTGAAACCTTCCACTCCCCAGTAGACCACTAATCAAAATAAGCTTTGGGCCGGACTGTCTCACCTCAGAGTTGAGAGCACATTGCAAGTCAAGTACGCTCCCGGGCAAGCAGTCATCGATGTGAatgccctttctttttttttttgttactttttttttttcgatttccGTTTCATTTTGGGAGAAGATTATGCCCTTTTGCTTGATTTCAGCCTTTGGGACCCTTGTAGAATTGACGCCGGATGGATCGCTCGATCGAATGATTGAGGTCTGGATGCACTGCTGGACACCCAGCTCATCAGCCGGACTGGTTCTGAGCCTCGACTAGGCAGAGATGGGGGGAACCACTCAATTTTTGAAAAACGCTCGACCCAAGGTGTGCGAGTTGGGAGTTGGCCCAAGACGTATGTGCTCTTCCTGTGAGCTGCGCAGAAAAGACCGCAATCATGACCGGTGTCTCGAACTATCACGGAGACATGTTTGCACACAGAATGTTTCACGATCCACACAATGGGACTGCTCGGTACCGTCCTGGATTCAACCTACCGGCAAAgcgaagagaaaagggaaagatgAGCGCGAAAGGCATGAATCAAAGGAGTCGAGTGggggagaaataaaaagaaatccagaaTCCCCAAATCAGCTCTCCTTCCTATACCAGGGCTTTGTCGAAAAGCGGAGGGGGGCTTAACCGGCATCGCCCGCGGGCGATCATCCACGCGAAAACCCAGCCATCTGGGCATGGACGAGGGAGGGCAATGGTGCAGTTTGGAACGGTGACATggggtggagggggggggggggaggactAACCAAGCTGTGAGCACAGAGCCCTGACTATCGTATCAATAATCATTTAATCATCAAATGGAATTGGGGGCGATACTTTggaaaatgatcaaaaaggataaaaaatcaaaatattctgtccttttttttcgttgaAATaggggtgggggggggggggggggggggggaagaggaggaaatgggTATAGAAAAAATCGAATTAATGGAAATTCCGGAAAGAATCATTATGAAATAATACCACAAGACTGGAAGAAGTGGATCACGGAGGtggacgtggacgtggacgtggaTGTGGTGGAAGTGGATACGCTGGTGGCCACTGATGCTCGGCGGGTGGGTTGTCCCTGGTTCTGGGACTGACCGTAGTCGCCTCAGATCGTCTGGAGTCGCTTCCACTCTGGCGCCTCCCCCggtggacgatgaagaatgtATAAACCCCCTCGTGTCTCCCCCTCATGTGCGTTCATGTGGAAATTCGTCGATTTCAAACTCCTTTTCATCCCACCTTCCACCTCTCACAACTCTCCCCTTCCCACACCTTATCGGTCGTGACTAAATCTCACGTCCCAATTGTATCACTCGACGACACTGATTCCGCACAATTCAACGATCCCAACGGACGAAGCATCTAGTCCGACAATGGATTTGGCCAGCCTGATTCACGGTGCCGCTCCGGTGCCCAAGTCATACAGTGAAACATATGGCAAGCGATCACGACAAGCACCTCTTTCACCACCTGCCGAGGAACGTCCGAAATGCGCCTTgccctccatctcatcatTGCTCGAAGGAGCCAACGAAGCTCAGCACTCAGCCAGTGAGTCCTCCTTGTTACACACTCTCTACCCCCTCCCATTCTCACCTCGACTTGAGTTCTGATCACTGACCATTCAACCAGAACGGCAACGCCTGAGCTCCCCGATCTCAAAGCGTGATGCTCGCTACGATACCATCTGTCTGCCTCCCACTCCACCTCTCCGGCCTGGTTCAGGCTCGGGCTCTCGCCATGGTAGTGCGGTCCACTCGCCCGTGGAGATGAGCTCTCCCAGACATCCTTCACCACATGCGCACCGCTCGTCGGTCTCCAGCAACGGCAGCTCGATCGGCTCTCAATCACACCATGCTCTCCCTCAAAATTACTCGCATGGTCCCTACGCATCTCCCGCTCCCAGcgtctcttccacctcttcTCACTCCTCCTACACCTCGCCTGTAGAAGCCACCCACCCTTCCACCTCGCCACTTTACTACTCGCGTCCTCCACCTGTCATCAACACGAATACTCCCGCCTCCACACCACCCGCTCACCCCGTCAGCGCCCAGAATGCTTCGGGCTTGATCTCCCCCGTGACTCCTGCGTGgcctcatcaacatcaccactACTTCCCTCCCACCAGTGCTGCGCCTTATCAGCAGAATCATGACCGATATATCTGCCGCACCTGTCACAAGGCCTTCTCTCGGCCTTCCAGCCTGCGCATCCACTCCCACTCCCACACCGGCGAGAAGCCATTCCACTGCACACATCCCGGCTGTGGCAAGGCATTCTCCGTGCGCAGCAACATGAAACGCCATGAGCGAGGCTGCCACTCGGGACGCCCTGCAGCTCTGCAGGCCATGGTCTCTTAAGACAACAAAAAACCcccttcaaaaaaaaacacaaaccATTCTCATCACAGGAAATGTTATGTATTGAACGGATCTCTTTTGtcatctttttccttttttttccctttctcctttttctggTCAGACCTGGGCTTGCTTTGCCAACTCGGTGGATGCTGATGGCATTTTGGTTACCTTGATACCCTGAATATGTACGATTTTTTGTGGCTTTGCACTTTCTTTTGTTCATTATTAtgcctttcccccccatGCCGGGGGAACCTGGCGGTGGATATATTTAGATCGGCCGTGCAAGCCACGCAAAGAGACTTGAATATAACGAAATAACGGACTCTgatcaattttttttcttcaccAGTAATTAACTAAATAGATCATTAACCTTTTGCACTGTATGTCTGATGGGTCCATCCTATTCAGCCAGTTTATGATGCCCCTTCCAGGTGAGTGGTCCCGCCCCAGTCGCCATCACCTATGATATCGTCGACCATATCACTGCTCTGTTTAACTGTTCTGGAGAATCCCATCGATCTCTCGAGGAGTACAAGGTTTTGAATTGAATTCAATCGGTCTCTGGGTGAAGACAAAAAAGGAGCCAGAACCTTGGATCCAGACGGTCGTCGACTGGATAAGCTAAATTCCGCCTTCAGCATACCTGGCTCGCCCTCAGTTCAATCTTCGCGAATCAACAAATGTACGAATTGATTTTTCATTCCCTAGAtttttgggggaaaaaaattggGTGTACCGACACCCGCATCATCTCGATAGAttcgaagatcaaaaaaaagtcaagtgtcttttgactttctctcgAGCGAAGCGAAACTTGAAACGTTTTGTCTACCGATATTTGACTTTACCCGTACCAACATCGACTCCTGTGGATCGAAACCACGATCCGCGAGCTTGCCTATGGGAACCTTCGTGAAGATTCCCAAAGATAAGTCTTGAGCATGCCCCGACCACAACAGAGAGCCAGGCGtatgttttgtttttctgaAGGGGGGCCTTTTGACTTGGAAAAATTGTCGAGTCGCCGGCATCTTTCTCCATATTACGATGTCGTTTGTACAGCGCCCATGCTTATTCCAAGAATCATCAAAGAGCTCCATACTCGATTAAGTTCCCAATGTCTTAAAAAGaaccacacacacacacactctctctctcggaaAAATCTCGGAAAAATTGCAATCTCTCTGAACTCCTCCTGTCGCTCCAAAACTGGAGGGATCAGGTCTAACCAAGTTACTAGATTTGGAAGCTGGTGATCTATCGATGAAATTGCTACAGTGCAGCACACGTACATTGATGATCCTGTGTTTCAATGGACGTGCTGTATGTCAGGTGCCCGTCCCACTTCAGACAAGTTCGAGTTCGAGCCCGAGACCCAGTTCTCCGAGGATCATTGTTAAGGACCTGCAGAATCCGGAGACTGATCAGCAACGAAAGAGTGgttcgggggggggggagatcaCACGGGTTCCACACtccgttcttttttttagaggggggggggttccttttctttttgtgggGGTTGAGAAAATCACTTGTATGGGATTGGGGCTTGAGAGAATCACTTGTATGGGATTGGGGCTGATCAAATCAAGATGGATGGGACACAGGGCGCGCGATCTGCAAAATTGATGTGCACACACAACCGAGTCGATGATAGATGGAATATAGAATTGATTGTAGGTGTAATATTTGAACTTCATCTCAGTATATGTATGGAGTTCATAAGTACCCGAATACAAGGTTGGAAGTATGTACCGCCCTCTAAAAGTCGGAGGAGGCGGCTTGGAACGGAAGCACCTTCTATTTTCGTATTGACATCAACGATCCCTGCGTTGGCTTACAACGGGGAGCTTTGGAATTAAATTTGGATGAGAACGACATAGATGTGCTCCTGCTCCACATCAGAGTTCGTCTCGGTTCAAGCTACCTGTACATGAATTCAGTAGAATGGCTCTTGTATCGTACACGCAGTGTGCACGGTTTGTACGTATTTATCTGGGGTGTTACAGTGTACAGTGTGCTCAAGTTGGATTGCCGAGGCAATTTGATTGATGGAGAAATAAAAAATGGGCTGACGCTTGACGATCTTCCAGTTTGGTAAATCCTGGTCTCCACATGAAGATTCGAAACGAACCACTGTGACAATGTTTTCAACGGGAGAGTTTCATCGCAAGTGGAACGAGGACGGAGTCGTTCGTGTCGAGGAAAATAACCATATGTTGAAACTGTTTCAGGAGCCCGTGGCTTGCAAAGATGTTTTGTCATGGTCAATGTTTCGATTTGCGCAATTGACACTGATGACGCCTGGCAGGAGAAGAACTCCGGTTTCCTTTAGTCGAAGCTCAGTTGTTGTCCATAAAGAAGTTCGAAACAGGAGGATGTATCGACGCAATGATGAAACTGGGTTGCCAAAGCGGAAGACCGCTATCGGACAGCAGGAAAGATCCAAGGGGGATACATGTTCGTATGCTTGTCGtagatcatcatccatccGTCCAGTCCAAATCCGCATctaacccccccccaataCACCTCTTCAAGGTTCGTCACTCGTCGAGTACTCCTCTCGCCAAAGCCGCTAGACTTGTTTCATATCGCGCAGGGTTGTGATCACTGAGCATCCCCGAGGCAAACCTCAATTCTCCAAAAAAGCCCTCAACATCACGCACGAATCGCATTTGTACACGGGTCGCCGGCCTTCCAAGTCTCGGGTAACTGTCTCTCCCAAATTCAGGTGCTGCCGTGAACGCTTCCCTCTGCAGGACGCGCGTTGTTTCAACTACAAAAACTTCTCCGGGCGGCACCAGCTTGGGTGCACGCATTTCATcccggaggagaccgagCGTGTCCCACGCCCACGAGTCTTCGCCGACGCCATTGCCAGCGTGGAGGACATGGGGAGGCTGATCGACGTAAAATTTGTGCATGATGCTCTGGCGGAAGCTCTCGTGTAGTCGTTGACGGACGCGTGATTTCGCGCCGGAGACGTCGCGTTTGAACATTGACGCAACAGCGTGCATGTCATGAAGAATTCCGAGTGATAGACAGGGAACGACGTCAGAGCCGTTCACAATCGTCGTGATAAGCCCGCGCGTGGCTCTTCTCAGGAAAGGGGACATCACAGCGGGCGGTCCGTAGGCGTAGACATGAATAGGTCGCCCGGTTGGTAGGTCATAGATGGGCACGACGTCGCTCGTTGAAGCAGTAGGCACTCTTTGTCTCAACTCGATGTCATCGGTAGTTTGATTTGCCCGGGGGAATGGCTTGTACGAGGCCGTCACAAATGATGTGCCTGTGAGAGAGCCACTGGGCTCTGAAATTAGAATCGCCAACAAAGCCGCGACACCACCCCCCAAAGAATGGCCACAGAGAACCACACCGTAGTCTTGAAATTCTTCCAGCGCAGCGCGCAAAGTGGTCATCACACGGCCACCACCCCCCTCGAGCAgccgcttggccgaggcGTGCATTCCTTTATGGACTTTCCAGCTCTTACCCTGCCATTCCAGGTCGTCATAATCGCAGGTCATATCTGTGAGAATGTCTTCAAAGCCCCATGTGCCGCGAAGGGTCAGAACGAGCGCTTTAGACTCATGGTCAATGGAGAGATAGTGGACGAGAGGGAACCCACTCTCAGTCTCACCAGCAGCATTCGTCCCCCCAGCTGGATCAACAAAGGAGGAAAGTAGAATCGTTGCGGACGGCAGACCGGCATAGTCCGAAAAGGCATCATGCTCATGACGATCCGACTCACACGCAGGAAGGCCTTTTGTGCTCTGTGTTGCTCCCATCACCTTGAGCGCATTTGCACCATAAGATGCAGAGGAGAAACGACAGAAACGACGGATATTCTGAACGAAATGCCGACCGGGAAAAATCCCCGGTACATGGCCATCCCGATGTAAGGCCTGCAGTGTGCTCATATCTTCATAAACACTCTTACGAGGCCGATGCGCCAGGACAAGTGATGATTCAGACCCCGCTGTTGCTATCGAGTACATACTAGGTGTGTATGATGGTGACCGCCCATACGTCGCTGAGGAGCTGGGTCGATGATCATTCGCGGAGAGTCTTCCATCAGTCTCCAATTTTGTCAAAGACAAGGAGCTACTGCTCCGAACATGTGTCCTTGCATTTATCGGCGACCCAGGGCGAGTGTCCGCTTGACGATGCGAGAAGCTATCCCTGTAGCTTGCCCGGACTTCATGTTTCCTCTCGCGCATAGCAAAGTGTCGAGGCGGAACACTGGTATGATCAGAACCGTCGCCCTTGAAGGCGTATTTATCACTGGCGGTTAACTGACCAGGCTGCGGATGGGGCGCTTTCCTTGATTCCTGATCAGGCGTGGGCACCATGGACCGGGAATGATATGATTCGTTTCGACCTGGCCTTGGGTTCAAGTGCGTGGAGTAGAGTACTCTCATTTTTTGGAAATTTTTCGCACCTCGTTCTGAGCTCTCCCCGGGCAGCGGATCTGGCGTACTCCGAGCAGATGGAGTTTTTACGGTCGACTTCTTGATGGAAAGGCTCTTTGTCGTAACAGAGGTTTCTGATTTAGCTCTCTTTGCTAATCTTGTAAATGGGTCCTTATCACACAGTATTTCCTGGCTCTGATCTTTGTCAACTTCTGTGATGATAGGATTCTGTCGAGCTGTGGAATTTTCAAGCGGAGATGTTATATGAGGGCCTTTTCGGTCATCTCGTGCGGTTTCTGTGAAGTTTGATGCATGCTCCTTAGTCGCAGTACACGGGAGATTGTGTATGTGAGTTGGTTCCGAATTGAGCGAGTTCGTACGGGGGCGTAGCTCTGTGCTTTGAGACTTGTTGAAGGCGGTCCGGAAGACAATTGTATGTCTGGGAAGTCTTTGACTAACTGGCGCTCCGGCGTTGTACACTTGATCATGGTGGAATCTTTCCGCGATGATAGTTGTACCCGGAGGAGCATCAAACTCTGTCATGTCGTCGTCAAAAATGTCCACTGTCACGGTGCGCGCCGTAAGTAGTTCCGATTCAATTGTCGCACGGCAACCTGATGGTAATTGTTTCATGATGTGCGACCGaatttcctcgtcggagaTTTCTTGTCCACTGTCCAAGGATGGGAGAGAGCCAGGAAAATCCTCCGGGTTGCTCGCACGCCTCTGTATGGCTTCAAATGCTTCATCGTGTTCCGGCATGGCGAATGACGCACTTCCTTCACGAAGGGTTTGGCGTTCAATGTCATCCTCGAATTGCACTCGATGCGCTCCCACTACATCGGCTCTTAAGCCACTGTCGAGAATGACCATGTCCCAGACGACCTCGTCACCGCCATCTTGGCGAATTCTCCGCTCGGTGTTCTTCTTACCCCATCGCTGTAGGAGTGCGAATCCTACCGATCCCAGGAAGAGATCACCCACTCCGATATCCTCATTGCTCACAGAAGTGTCGACCGAGCGGAATTCACGACGAATGAGTGTAATGATAGCTGCAATCGCCCTCGAAGATTCGGTAGATCCCAGGATCGCGTCTAGAGTAGATAAGAGCGCCTGGGTAAAGTTGGCAACGGACGCCAATGTCGTCGATGAGAAATGAAATGAAGCGGCAGCAAAAAAGGATGCCGAGGTAACGGTATTATGAAGAATGCCCAGCTATTTGAAAAGAATCAGCTTCCTGCCTTTAGCATGATAGTACTCAAGGATGCGTACACTTCGTTCCAAGAGCGACTCCACCTCTTGTCGACCATGTTCATCTCCACTGCGGACGGCAACGTCTCTCCCGGCTCGAGTCAAGACCCCTTCAATAACTGCTCGGCCTAATTCCAGACCTGTCAAGGTCGTCGCACGAGCTCCATCTAAAGCCACTCCCCCGAAAAATGTTCCAACCCGCAACGACAGCGATGTTGATTGAGCGACCAGTGAGACTAGCGATGCAACTGGTCGAGGTAAGAGGGTACTGCCGGACGTTGCAGGTACATGACTTGCATTGGTGTCCGGGCGTATCTGCACTTGTTGCTCGAGTGGAGGACTTGGGTCGGGTTCAATT
The window above is part of the Penicillium oxalicum strain HP7-1 chromosome VI, whole genome shotgun sequence genome. Proteins encoded here:
- a CDS encoding C2H2 finger domain transcription factor mtfA — protein: MDLASLIHGAAPVPKSYSETYGKRSRQAPLSPPAEERPKCALPSISSLLEGANEAQHSAKRQRLSSPISKRDARYDTICLPPTPPLRPGSGSGSRHGSAVHSPVEMSSPRHPSPHAHRSSVSSNGSSIGSQSHHALPQNYSHGPYASPAPSVSSTSSHSSYTSPVEATHPSTSPLYYSRPPPVINTNTPASTPPAHPVSAQNASGLISPVTPAWPHQHHHYFPPTSAAPYQQNHDRYICRTCHKAFSRPSSLRIHSHSHTGEKPFHCTHPGCGKAFSVRSNMKRHERGCHSGRPAALQAMVS